A stretch of the Actinoalloteichus fjordicus genome encodes the following:
- the rpsR gene encoding 30S ribosomal protein S18, whose amino-acid sequence MAKPPVRKPKKKVCVFCKDARKGHPQNIDYKDTTLLRKYISDRGKIRARRVTGNCSQHQRDVAVAVKNSREMALLPYTSTAR is encoded by the coding sequence ATGGCTAAGCCACCCGTACGCAAGCCGAAGAAGAAGGTCTGCGTCTTCTGCAAGGACGCCCGGAAGGGCCACCCGCAGAACATCGACTACAAGGACACCACGCTGCTTCGGAAGTACATCTCCGACCGCGGCAAGATCCGGGCTCGTCGAGTGACCGGCAACTGCAGCCAGCATCAGCGGGACGTCGCCGTCGCGGTGAAGAACTCGCGAGAGATGGCGCTGCTGCCCTACACCTCGACCGCTCGCTGA
- a CDS encoding transglycosylase domain-containing protein — protein MQSPPPQNGDRRPPRQGGPSALGAAAAGAALGAAGGAAAAAGMNAGAPPGMGTPPGGVPGAGAPGGPGPANGAPPAHTQALRQGAGTGPRRPGEPSTQMMQPGDEQPTTQMEPALLTHREPAQLEDGYDEDDYYDDEDDAEESPEAVKKAKRKKIWRRVRRTCYVMAGLGILTPVVAFAVGYQMWDVQSPEAILADLDKTVTVTYADGSEMLRIVPNGEGDGDRRFLDYEDIPEDFYNGVTATEDPTFRDNMGFSPVGIVRAAVTGTGGGSTITQQYVKLSTGNDDGTYARKFQEVVMAFKLTQQQDKDYIFESYANLTSFGRNTYGLEAGAQTWFGKSASELELNESLFLAGILNAPTLFDPDNNRDGMENRFAYVVNKMVERDHLSQAEADAVEFPDYLPRGAGGGTGRSITDVHVQTQIENELTARGIEMDQVRREGMVIRTTIDKTAQEQSEAVMAEHFAGQPDELRGALVAVDPANGAVRAYNGGEWSAGIDFAAAKQPPGSSFKPFVVAAGLKRGQGLGEFYDGRESIDIEGTTFSNTAQCPTGANEHCSVRNAMLVSANTPFIDMAHQFGPGSVAEAAWEAGIPEEINGEPTLVNTEGFTAAGIALGQYEVRTIDMAAAYATFASGGVRHDPYFVEFVGHEGDGPDDEVLINRAEEGHEGVQAFGPQSKAVADNITEVLKPVAANSGHDLPGREVAAKTGTHQFAQSAGNQAGWMVGYTPQISVAVWVGSEVPAPLTVNATATNPSTEQLWGRNVPAFSWKAFMEAYLGDKEAASFPTDITQIGIFPEQPRPAPPPPPPSPDWDDDRDRDRDEEDGRDEDEEGDEGDENGEGGEGDDESTPNPPTDTTEPTPTGPDDSCLWPGQCEGEGDGRPGDGRPGDRGTTGFGFSRDDSRPEVAPTGDVPLPN, from the coding sequence ATGCAGTCCCCGCCGCCGCAGAACGGTGATCGTCGCCCGCCTCGGCAGGGCGGGCCGTCAGCACTCGGCGCGGCAGCGGCGGGCGCGGCCCTCGGCGCGGCGGGCGGCGCTGCCGCCGCTGCGGGCATGAACGCAGGCGCCCCGCCCGGCATGGGCACTCCGCCCGGCGGCGTTCCCGGTGCGGGAGCACCCGGCGGACCCGGCCCGGCCAACGGAGCCCCGCCCGCGCACACCCAGGCACTAAGACAGGGCGCAGGCACCGGACCCCGCCGACCCGGCGAGCCGTCGACGCAGATGATGCAGCCCGGCGACGAGCAGCCGACGACGCAGATGGAACCCGCGCTGCTGACGCATCGGGAGCCCGCGCAACTCGAGGACGGCTACGACGAGGACGACTACTACGACGACGAGGACGATGCGGAGGAGTCCCCGGAGGCGGTGAAGAAGGCGAAGCGCAAGAAGATCTGGCGACGCGTCCGGCGGACCTGTTACGTGATGGCAGGCCTCGGCATCCTCACGCCGGTGGTGGCCTTCGCCGTCGGCTACCAGATGTGGGACGTCCAGTCACCAGAGGCGATCCTCGCCGACCTCGACAAGACCGTCACGGTGACCTACGCCGACGGCAGCGAGATGCTGCGGATCGTCCCGAACGGCGAAGGCGACGGCGACCGGCGCTTCCTGGACTACGAGGACATCCCCGAGGACTTCTACAACGGCGTCACGGCCACTGAGGACCCCACGTTCAGAGACAACATGGGATTCTCGCCGGTCGGCATCGTCCGAGCAGCCGTCACCGGCACCGGCGGCGGTTCCACCATCACCCAGCAGTACGTCAAGCTCTCCACCGGCAACGACGACGGGACCTACGCCCGGAAGTTCCAAGAAGTGGTGATGGCATTCAAGCTCACCCAGCAGCAGGATAAGGACTACATCTTCGAGTCCTATGCGAACCTCACCTCCTTCGGCCGCAACACCTACGGGCTGGAAGCGGGCGCGCAGACCTGGTTCGGCAAGTCGGCCTCGGAGCTGGAGCTCAACGAATCGCTGTTCCTGGCGGGCATCCTCAACGCACCGACACTCTTCGACCCGGACAACAACCGGGACGGCATGGAGAACCGCTTCGCCTATGTCGTGAACAAGATGGTGGAGCGGGACCACCTGTCCCAGGCCGAGGCCGACGCCGTCGAGTTCCCCGACTACCTGCCAAGGGGCGCTGGCGGCGGGACCGGGCGCAGCATCACCGACGTGCACGTCCAGACGCAGATCGAGAACGAGCTCACCGCCCGAGGCATCGAGATGGACCAGGTCCGCCGAGAGGGCATGGTCATCCGGACCACCATCGACAAGACAGCCCAGGAGCAGTCCGAGGCCGTGATGGCGGAACACTTCGCCGGTCAGCCGGACGAGCTGCGCGGCGCGCTGGTCGCCGTGGATCCCGCCAACGGAGCGGTGCGGGCCTACAACGGCGGCGAGTGGAGCGCGGGCATCGACTTCGCGGCGGCCAAGCAGCCGCCGGGCTCCTCGTTCAAGCCGTTCGTGGTCGCCGCCGGGCTGAAGCGTGGTCAGGGCCTCGGTGAGTTCTACGACGGCCGGGAATCGATCGACATCGAGGGCACCACGTTCAGCAACACGGCCCAGTGTCCCACCGGGGCCAACGAACACTGTTCGGTGCGCAACGCGATGCTGGTGTCCGCCAACACCCCGTTCATCGACATGGCGCATCAGTTCGGGCCCGGCTCGGTGGCGGAGGCCGCCTGGGAGGCGGGCATCCCCGAAGAGATCAACGGCGAGCCCACGCTGGTGAACACCGAAGGCTTCACCGCTGCGGGCATCGCACTGGGCCAGTACGAGGTCCGCACCATCGACATGGCCGCCGCCTACGCCACCTTCGCCAGCGGCGGAGTCCGGCACGATCCGTACTTCGTCGAGTTCGTCGGCCATGAGGGCGACGGGCCCGACGATGAGGTCCTGATCAACCGCGCCGAGGAAGGGCACGAGGGCGTCCAGGCCTTCGGTCCGCAGAGCAAGGCCGTCGCGGACAACATCACCGAGGTGCTCAAGCCGGTGGCCGCGAACAGCGGACACGACCTGCCCGGCCGGGAGGTGGCGGCCAAGACCGGCACCCACCAGTTCGCCCAGAGCGCAGGCAACCAGGCGGGGTGGATGGTCGGCTACACACCGCAGATCTCGGTGGCGGTCTGGGTCGGCTCCGAGGTGCCCGCACCACTGACGGTCAATGCGACCGCGACGAATCCTTCCACCGAGCAGCTCTGGGGACGAAATGTCCCGGCCTTCTCCTGGAAGGCGTTCATGGAGGCCTACCTCGGTGACAAGGAGGCCGCGAGCTTCCCGACCGACATCACCCAGATCGGCATCTTCCCCGAGCAGCCGCGGCCCGCGCCCCCGCCTCCGCCCCCGTCGCCGGACTGGGACGACGATCGCGACAGAGACCGCGACGAGGAGGACGGCCGGGACGAGGACGAGGAAGGCGACGAGGGGGACGAGAACGGCGAGGGAGGGGAAGGTGACGACGAATCGACCCCGAACCCTCCCACGGATACGACTGAGCCCACTCCGACCGGGCCAGACGACTCCTGCTTGTGGCCGGGGCAGTGTGAGGGCGAAGGCGACGGTCGGCCCGGCGATGGTCGGCCCGGCGATCGAGGTACCACGGGATTCGGTTTCAGCCGGGACGACAGCAGGCCAGAGGTGGCTCCTACCGGAGATGTGCCGTTGCCCAACTGA
- the rplI gene encoding 50S ribosomal protein L9, whose product MKLILTADVSGLGGPGDIVEVKDGYGRNFLVPRGLAILATRGAEKQVATIRRSQEGRRIRDLDHAKEIKSSLEGLGAVRHRVRASQDSGKLFGSVTTADVVTAVKAAGGPLLDKRAIQLPGHIKKTGRHPVNIRLHPEVTVAINLEVAPAE is encoded by the coding sequence ATGAAGCTCATCCTCACCGCTGACGTCAGCGGTCTCGGCGGCCCCGGCGACATCGTCGAGGTCAAGGACGGCTACGGCCGCAACTTCCTGGTGCCGCGCGGCCTGGCCATCCTGGCCACGCGTGGCGCGGAGAAGCAGGTCGCCACGATCCGCCGCTCGCAAGAGGGCAGGCGGATCCGCGACCTCGACCACGCCAAGGAGATCAAGTCGAGCCTGGAGGGCCTCGGGGCCGTCCGGCACCGGGTCCGCGCCTCGCAGGACAGCGGCAAGCTGTTCGGCTCGGTGACCACGGCCGACGTGGTCACCGCGGTCAAGGCCGCAGGCGGCCCGCTGCTCGACAAGAGGGCGATCCAGCTTCCCGGTCACATCAAGAAGACCGGCAGGCACCCGGTGAACATCCGGCTCCACCCGGAGGTCACCGTCGCGATCAACCTTGAGGTCGCCCCGGCCGAGTGA
- a CDS encoding glycosyltransferase family 87 protein, whose protein sequence is MTRYALAFLVLLSGVTLFLGYANKARCTGPEFDQFGRSQPDYKERIDGDVCYSDIQHLWLGRDIDQHVFPYLSGGITEDGQLVGGVVEYPVLSGLLIWAGALFASNDAQFLLGSALVMAPFGLVTAWLLGQLARWRALVWALGPPIVLYAFHNWDLPVVACAVAAVYVLQRGWGRAGPDRPLIDRAVAASVLLGLGFAFKVYPGIFVLPLALYVFSGGYRGRELPADVAARGSRWDVVGAVKVGLAAVVTVVAVNLPFAVLGYEGWLASFEFQGNRFVDVTTNSIWYWGFRPWSNSDNAGFQGAMDVISPAAVLLSFILACWLGWRRMQRDGTFPWIQVSAAMLCGFLLLHKVHSPQYALWLLPFFVLLRIRWEWIAAYFVADLAIGIGIFRWLYITNQGLPSTVYDGFAPQALMIGVWGRAALLVALFFVFLAARSTVDHEVPPRVRRPRRGATPSMAG, encoded by the coding sequence CTGACGAGGTACGCGCTCGCGTTCCTGGTGCTCCTCAGCGGGGTGACCCTCTTCCTCGGGTACGCGAACAAGGCGCGCTGCACCGGCCCGGAGTTCGATCAGTTCGGTCGCAGCCAGCCTGATTACAAGGAACGGATCGACGGCGACGTCTGCTACTCCGACATCCAGCACCTCTGGCTCGGCCGGGACATCGACCAGCACGTCTTCCCCTATCTCAGCGGCGGCATCACCGAGGACGGGCAGCTGGTCGGCGGGGTCGTGGAGTACCCGGTCCTGAGCGGGCTGTTGATCTGGGCAGGCGCATTGTTCGCGTCCAACGACGCGCAGTTCCTGCTGGGCTCCGCCCTGGTGATGGCGCCGTTCGGCCTGGTCACGGCGTGGCTGCTCGGGCAGCTCGCCCGTTGGAGGGCACTCGTCTGGGCCTTAGGGCCGCCCATCGTGCTCTATGCCTTCCACAACTGGGATCTGCCGGTCGTCGCCTGCGCGGTCGCCGCCGTCTACGTCTTGCAGCGGGGTTGGGGCCGGGCCGGGCCCGATCGGCCGTTGATCGACCGAGCGGTGGCCGCCTCGGTACTGCTCGGCCTGGGGTTCGCGTTCAAGGTCTATCCGGGCATCTTCGTGCTGCCGTTGGCGCTGTACGTGTTCTCCGGCGGGTACCGGGGGCGTGAGCTGCCTGCCGACGTGGCCGCGCGCGGGTCTCGGTGGGACGTCGTCGGCGCGGTGAAGGTGGGCCTGGCCGCCGTGGTGACGGTGGTCGCGGTGAATCTGCCGTTCGCCGTGCTCGGCTACGAGGGCTGGCTGGCCTCCTTCGAGTTCCAGGGCAACCGGTTCGTCGACGTGACGACGAACTCGATCTGGTACTGGGGCTTCCGGCCGTGGTCGAACTCCGACAACGCGGGCTTCCAGGGCGCGATGGACGTCATCTCCCCTGCCGCAGTGCTCCTGTCGTTCATCCTGGCCTGCTGGCTTGGCTGGCGGCGGATGCAGCGGGACGGCACGTTCCCGTGGATCCAGGTCTCGGCGGCGATGCTCTGCGGGTTCCTCCTGCTGCACAAGGTGCACTCGCCCCAGTACGCCCTCTGGCTGCTGCCGTTCTTCGTGCTGCTGCGGATTCGCTGGGAGTGGATCGCCGCGTACTTCGTCGCCGATCTCGCGATCGGGATCGGGATCTTCCGCTGGCTCTACATCACCAATCAGGGACTGCCGTCGACGGTCTACGACGGCTTCGCTCCGCAGGCGCTGATGATCGGCGTCTGGGGGCGGGCGGCGCTGTTGGTGGCGTTGTTCTTCGTCTTCCTGGCCGCGCGTTCCACCGTCGATCACGAGGTGCCGCCCAGAGTGCGGCGACCTCGCCGAGGTGCGACGCCGTCGATGGCGGGTTAG
- a CDS encoding deoxyribonuclease IV — protein MPIGAHVDADDPLGTARERGAEVVQFFLSDPQTWKSPTPHPQAAELRAAGVAVFIHAPYVLNVASTNNRIRIPSRKAVIAQAKAAAETNALGLIVHGGHVRQGEDPAVGVANWHKFLSRQAAEGGFGVPVLIENTAGGDGAMARGLDALDRLWDAIGEFDPGFCLDTCHAFASGEDLVGLVERARAITGRIDLVHLNSSRDAFGSSRDRHANIADGTIDAAQLVAVCAEARAPVVVETPATGQAADISHLRRELGV, from the coding sequence ATGCCTATCGGTGCGCACGTCGACGCCGACGATCCGCTCGGCACCGCCCGTGAACGAGGGGCGGAGGTCGTGCAGTTCTTCCTGTCCGACCCGCAGACCTGGAAGTCCCCCACCCCCCATCCGCAGGCGGCAGAACTGCGTGCGGCGGGCGTCGCGGTCTTCATCCATGCCCCTTACGTGCTCAACGTGGCATCCACCAACAACCGGATTCGCATCCCGTCGCGCAAGGCCGTGATCGCGCAGGCGAAGGCCGCCGCCGAGACGAACGCTCTCGGGCTGATCGTGCACGGTGGTCACGTCCGGCAGGGCGAGGACCCGGCGGTCGGCGTGGCCAACTGGCACAAGTTCCTCTCCCGGCAGGCCGCCGAGGGCGGCTTCGGCGTGCCGGTGCTGATCGAGAACACCGCAGGCGGCGACGGCGCGATGGCCCGAGGCCTGGACGCACTCGACCGGCTGTGGGACGCCATCGGCGAGTTCGACCCCGGCTTCTGCCTGGACACCTGCCATGCCTTCGCCTCCGGCGAGGACCTCGTGGGTCTCGTCGAGCGCGCGCGGGCGATCACCGGCCGCATCGACCTGGTGCATCTGAACAGCTCGCGGGACGCCTTCGGCTCCTCCCGTGATCGACATGCCAACATCGCCGACGGCACCATCGACGCCGCCCAGCTCGTCGCGGTCTGCGCGGAGGCCAGGGCGCCCGTGGTGGTCGAGACCCCAGCGACGGGCCAGGCGGCCGACATCAGCCATCTACGCCGCGAACTGGGAGTCTGA
- the dnaB gene encoding replicative DNA helicase yields MALTDDRGAATENAFDRQPPQDLAAEQSVLGGMLLSKDAIADVVEVVRPDDFYRPAHQAIYDCILDLYGRGEPADAITVSAELERRSELPRIGGAPYMHTLIATVPTAANAGYYAEIVAEKAVLRRLVEAGTRIVQLGYHGSEGAAIDEVVDRAQAAIYEVTERRTSEDYVALEHLLQPTMDEIDAIASRDGQSLGVPTGFVDLDAVTNGLHPGQMIIVAARPGVGKSTLGLDFARSCSIKHGFSSVIFSLEMSKTEIVMRMLSAEARIRLGDMRGGKMTDDDWTRLARRMGEVSEAPLFVDDSPNLTMMEIRAKARRLKQRNDLKLVVVDYLQLMSSGKRVESRQQEVSEFSRHLKLLAKELEVPVVAISQLNRGPEQRTDKRPMLSDLRESGSLEQDADMVLLIHRPDAFERDDPRMGEADLILAKHRAGPTATVTLAHQLHYSRFVDMAQS; encoded by the coding sequence GTGGCTCTGACCGACGATCGCGGAGCGGCGACGGAGAACGCGTTCGACCGCCAGCCGCCGCAGGATCTGGCCGCCGAGCAGTCCGTTCTCGGCGGGATGCTGCTCAGCAAGGACGCCATCGCCGATGTCGTCGAGGTGGTCCGCCCGGACGACTTCTACCGACCGGCGCACCAGGCGATCTACGACTGCATCCTGGACCTGTACGGCCGAGGCGAGCCCGCCGACGCCATCACGGTGTCGGCCGAGCTGGAGCGACGCTCCGAGCTGCCTCGGATCGGCGGGGCCCCGTACATGCACACCCTGATCGCCACCGTGCCCACGGCGGCCAACGCCGGGTACTACGCCGAGATCGTCGCGGAGAAGGCGGTGCTGCGACGCCTCGTCGAGGCGGGCACCCGGATCGTCCAGCTCGGCTACCACGGCTCGGAGGGTGCCGCGATCGATGAGGTCGTCGACCGGGCGCAGGCAGCCATCTACGAGGTCACCGAGCGCCGGACGAGCGAAGACTACGTCGCCCTCGAACATCTGCTCCAACCGACGATGGACGAGATCGACGCCATCGCCTCCCGTGACGGCCAGTCGCTGGGCGTGCCGACCGGCTTCGTCGATCTCGACGCCGTCACCAACGGCCTGCATCCGGGCCAGATGATCATCGTCGCGGCGCGGCCGGGTGTCGGCAAGTCGACCCTCGGACTGGACTTCGCGCGCTCGTGCTCGATCAAGCACGGGTTCAGCAGCGTCATCTTCTCGCTGGAGATGAGCAAGACCGAGATCGTGATGCGGATGCTCTCGGCCGAGGCACGCATCCGCCTCGGCGACATGCGCGGCGGGAAGATGACCGACGACGACTGGACCAGACTGGCCAGACGAATGGGCGAGGTCAGCGAGGCCCCGTTGTTCGTCGACGACTCGCCGAACCTCACGATGATGGAGATCCGTGCCAAGGCGAGAAGGCTCAAGCAGCGCAACGACCTCAAGCTCGTGGTGGTCGACTACCTCCAGCTGATGAGCTCCGGCAAGCGCGTCGAGTCACGCCAGCAGGAGGTCTCCGAGTTCTCCCGGCACCTCAAGCTCCTCGCCAAGGAGCTGGAGGTGCCGGTGGTGGCGATCAGCCAGCTGAACCGAGGCCCGGAACAGCGCACCGACAAGCGGCCGATGCTCTCCGACCTTCGTGAGTCCGGCTCGCTGGAGCAGGACGCGGACATGGTGCTGCTGATCCACCGACCGGATGCCTTCGAGCGCGACGACCCCAGGATGGGCGAGGCGGACCTGATCCTGGCCAAGCATCGTGCGGGACCCACCGCGACCGTCACGCTGGCCCATCAGCTCCACTACAGCCGCTTCGTCGACATGGCCCAGAGCTGA
- the rpsF gene encoding 30S ribosomal protein S6, producing MRHYEVMVILDPSLDERTVAPSLDTFLNVIRTAGGNVENVDVWGRRRLAFEIDKHAEGIYALLNVHAEPDTVKELDRQLSLQETVLRTKVLRRDAVSK from the coding sequence ATGCGTCATTACGAGGTAATGGTCATCCTCGACCCCAGTCTCGACGAGCGCACCGTCGCTCCGTCCCTGGACACGTTCCTCAACGTCATCCGCACTGCGGGCGGCAATGTGGAGAACGTCGACGTCTGGGGCAGGCGCCGGTTGGCCTTCGAGATCGACAAGCACGCCGAGGGCATCTACGCCCTGCTCAACGTGCACGCCGAGCCGGACACGGTGAAGGAACTCGACCGTCAGCTCTCGCTGCAGGAGACGGTGCTGCGCACCAAGGTCCTGCGGCGCGACGCCGTCTCGAAGTGA
- a CDS encoding glycosyltransferase family 87 protein — protein sequence MAQDSDRIGPGHRVDTATLPPEQRIAPTRTEGLARTASRLFGGPLGRHAVVGRHWFWSPLRVGLLLAVLALALGWGLKAPCIQQYVDDQGVAQLDWSGNRQYVAMCYSDIVPLYSAEHLDIGAFPYRDSWVEDEGTDQEQVRYMEYPVITGMFQWLNAELTRAWLGVAETGLVPTALPVAVYFTITSLWLAAGWLVTVWAVTLLARRRPWDAALVAISPLVLVHAFTNFDTIATAFATAGMLAWARRRPVLAGVLIGLGAAAKLYPLFLLGPLLILCLRAGRLVPWLRAAGAAVATWTAVNLPIAVLYPDGWREFYRLNSERIADPDSIYNVISRFTGWAGFDGPLEPGQTPVVLNTVTAVLFLLGCLGIAFVGLTAARRPRVAQLAFLVVAVFLLTNKVWSPQYSLWLVPLAVLALPRWRPLLAWMALDALVWVPRMFFYLGEDNKGLPVEWFLGTVVLRDLAVIMLCVLVLRDVYRPEGDRVRSSGEDDPAGGVLDGAPDVVRWNLTRRAEPMITEPSSTAGSASTDSPPSGVR from the coding sequence CTGGCGCAGGACTCCGATCGGATCGGTCCCGGCCATCGGGTCGACACCGCGACGCTGCCGCCCGAGCAGCGCATCGCCCCCACCCGGACGGAGGGCCTCGCCCGCACCGCCAGTCGGCTGTTCGGCGGCCCGCTGGGCAGACACGCCGTGGTGGGGCGGCACTGGTTCTGGAGTCCGCTACGGGTCGGCCTGCTCCTGGCGGTCCTCGCGCTCGCGCTCGGCTGGGGCCTCAAGGCGCCCTGCATCCAGCAGTACGTCGACGACCAGGGCGTGGCACAGCTCGACTGGAGCGGCAACCGACAGTACGTCGCGATGTGCTACTCGGACATCGTGCCGCTTTACTCGGCCGAGCACCTCGACATCGGCGCCTTCCCCTACCGCGACTCCTGGGTCGAGGACGAGGGCACCGACCAGGAGCAGGTCCGGTACATGGAGTACCCGGTGATCACCGGGATGTTCCAGTGGCTCAACGCCGAGCTGACCAGGGCGTGGCTCGGCGTCGCCGAGACCGGGCTGGTGCCCACCGCGCTGCCGGTCGCGGTGTACTTCACCATCACCTCGCTGTGGCTGGCCGCAGGCTGGCTCGTCACGGTCTGGGCGGTCACGCTGCTGGCCCGCCGCAGGCCGTGGGACGCCGCGCTGGTCGCGATCTCGCCGCTGGTCCTGGTCCACGCGTTCACGAACTTCGACACGATCGCCACCGCCTTCGCCACGGCGGGCATGCTGGCCTGGGCACGTCGACGGCCGGTGCTCGCGGGCGTGCTGATCGGCCTCGGCGCCGCCGCGAAGCTGTACCCGCTGTTCCTGCTCGGTCCGCTGCTGATCCTGTGTCTCCGGGCGGGTCGGCTCGTGCCCTGGCTGCGGGCCGCGGGCGCCGCCGTCGCGACGTGGACGGCCGTCAATCTGCCGATCGCGGTGCTGTACCCGGATGGCTGGCGCGAGTTCTACCGGCTGAACAGCGAACGCATCGCCGATCCGGACTCGATCTACAACGTGATCAGCCGGTTCACGGGCTGGGCTGGCTTCGACGGGCCGTTGGAGCCCGGTCAGACGCCGGTGGTGTTGAACACGGTGACGGCCGTGCTGTTCCTGCTCGGCTGCCTCGGCATCGCCTTCGTCGGGCTCACCGCCGCCCGCAGGCCGCGAGTGGCTCAGCTTGCCTTCCTGGTCGTGGCCGTGTTCCTGTTGACCAACAAGGTGTGGAGTCCGCAGTACTCGTTGTGGCTGGTGCCGCTCGCCGTGCTGGCGCTGCCGCGCTGGCGTCCGCTGCTCGCCTGGATGGCGTTGGACGCCCTGGTCTGGGTGCCGAGGATGTTCTTCTACCTCGGCGAGGACAACAAGGGCCTGCCCGTCGAGTGGTTCCTCGGCACCGTGGTGCTTCGGGACCTCGCGGTGATCATGCTGTGCGTGCTGGTGCTGCGCGACGTCTATCGGCCGGAGGGAGACCGCGTCAGATCCTCCGGCGAGGACGACCCCGCAGGCGGTGTGCTCGACGGGGCACCTGACGTGGTGCGCTGGAACCTGACTCGACGCGCCGAACCGATGATCACCGAGCCCTCCAGCACCGCGGGCTCGGCCTCGACGGACTCCCCGCCGAGCGGGGTGCGCTGA
- a CDS encoding YlcI/YnfO family protein encodes MDLTSQVSNLGREFAALAEVGGDEARALVERLSGPLESAIRMTLLDALSAAADEITSDLAPGSVELRLRGRDPNFVVTAPPAEPPPAAAQDDPAADGGALIAEDGPSSRINVRLPEQLKAAIEEAAAKEGRSVNAWLVRAASTALQRSDRDQFAEQHTGGRRSRQHLTGWVR; translated from the coding sequence ATGGACTTGACCTCGCAGGTGAGCAACCTCGGACGGGAATTCGCCGCGCTGGCCGAAGTAGGCGGCGACGAGGCTCGTGCGCTGGTCGAGCGCCTGAGCGGGCCACTCGAGTCGGCCATCCGGATGACGTTGCTGGACGCGCTGTCCGCAGCCGCCGACGAGATCACCAGCGACCTGGCCCCCGGCTCGGTGGAGCTGCGCCTGCGCGGCCGCGATCCGAACTTCGTCGTGACCGCACCGCCCGCCGAGCCGCCGCCCGCCGCCGCCCAGGACGATCCGGCGGCCGACGGCGGCGCGCTGATCGCCGAGGACGGCCCCAGCTCGCGGATCAACGTGCGACTCCCGGAGCAGCTCAAGGCCGCGATCGAGGAGGCCGCAGCCAAGGAGGGCCGCTCGGTCAACGCCTGGCTGGTCCGCGCGGCCTCGACCGCCCTACAGCGTTCCGACCGCGACCAGTTCGCCGAGCAGCACACCGGCGGCCGACGGAGCAGGCAGCACCTCACCGGCTGGGTGCGCTGA
- a CDS encoding single-stranded DNA-binding protein, with protein MAGETTITVVGNLTADPDLRFTSSGAAVANFTVASTPRTFDRQSGEWKDGEALFLRCSLWRQAAENAAESLSRGMRVVVQGRLRQRSFKTKEGEDRTVVELEVDEIGPSLRYATAKVNKVSRGSGGGGGGYGAGGGGGSAPADDPWGSAPPAGPSGGSGGGYSDEPPF; from the coding sequence ATGGCTGGTGAGACGACAATCACCGTGGTCGGGAACCTGACCGCAGATCCAGACCTCCGCTTCACCTCATCAGGTGCGGCGGTGGCGAACTTCACCGTGGCCTCCACCCCACGCACCTTCGACAGGCAGTCGGGCGAGTGGAAGGACGGCGAAGCGCTGTTCCTTCGTTGCAGCCTCTGGCGTCAGGCGGCCGAGAACGCGGCCGAGTCCCTGAGCCGGGGTATGCGCGTCGTCGTGCAGGGCAGGCTGCGCCAGCGCTCCTTCAAGACCAAGGAAGGCGAGGACCGGACCGTCGTCGAGCTTGAGGTCGACGAGATCGGCCCCTCGCTGCGGTACGCGACCGCCAAGGTCAACAAGGTGAGCCGGGGCAGTGGCGGCGGAGGCGGCGGCTACGGAGCAGGCGGCGGTGGCGGCAGCGCTCCCGCCGACGACCCGTGGGGCTCCGCGCCCCCGGCGGGCCCGAGTGGCGGCTCCGGCGGCGGATACAGCGACGAGCCTCCGTTCTAG